The DNA sequence GATACCAGGGAAGGATCCAAGGCCATGGCGAGAATCCATCGGGCGATCGTCAGCGTATCCGACAAGACCGGCGTGGCGCAGTTCTGCGGCGCGCTCTCCCGGCTCGGCGTCGAGCTGTACGCATCGGGGGGGACGGCGAAGCTGCTGCGGGAGAAGAAGGTCCCGGTGCGCCTCATCGAGGAGTACACCGGGTTTCCCGAGATGCTGGACGGGCGGGTGAAAACCTTGAACCCGAAGATCCACGGCGGGCTTCTCGCCTTGCGCGGGAATCCGGCGCACATGAAGACGATCGGCGAGCACGGGATCGTCCCGTTCGACATGCTGGTCGGGAACCTCTACCCCTTCGAGGCGACGATCGCGCGTCCCGGCTGCACGCGGGAGGAGGCGATCGAGAACATCGACATCGGCGGGCCTTCGATGCTGCGGTCCGCCGCGAAAAACTGCCAGTCGGTCGCGGTGGTGTGCGACCCGGCGGACTATCCCCTGGTCCTCGCGCAGCTGAAGAAGAACGCGGGAAATCTCGACGAGGAAACCATGAAGGAGCTCGGGCGGAAGGCGTTCGCGTTGACCGCCCGGTACGACGCCGCGATCTCGAACTACCTCGGCGCGGGGCAGGGGGGGGAGCCGTTCCCCGTGACCTTCACGGCCCAGTGGCGGAAGAGCCAGGGGCTCCGGTACGGCGAGAACCCGCACCAGGCGGCGGCGTTCTACGCCGACACCGCGCTGCCCGACGAGCCGACGCTGGGAGGCGCGCAGCAGCTGCAGGGGAAGGAGCTCTCCTACAACAACATCGTCGACATCGACGCGGCGCTGCAGCTCGCCCTCGAATTCGCCATCCCCGCCGCGGTCGTCATCAAGCACACGAATCCCTCCGGGGTGGGGGTCTCGAAGCGCCGTCTCCTGGACGCCTTCAAGAAGGCGCGCGAGTGCGACCCCGTCTCCGCCTATGGGGGCGTGATCGGCTTCAATCGGCCGGTGAACTCCGAGACGGCCCGGGAAATCGCCACCACCTTCTTCGAGGCGATCATCGCCCCCTCCTACGACAAGGAGGCGCGGAAGATCCTCTCGGCAAAGAAGAACCTCCGCGTGCTGGCCACGGGCGGCGCGTTCCGGTGGTCGGGCGCCCGGACGTTCGAGATCAAGCGGGTGAGCGGCGGGCTGCTCCTGCAGACGGGCGACCGGCACGTGCTCGACCCGAAGGACCTCAAGGTGGTGACGAAGCGGAAGCCCACCCCGGACGAGCTCGAGGCGATGCTGTTCGCGTGGAAGGTGTGCAAGCACGTAAAATCGAACGCGATCGTCTACGCGATGAAGGACCGCACCGTCGGGGTGGGGGCGGGGCAGATGAGCCGGGTCGACTCGGCGAAGATCGCGGTGATGAAGGCGCAGCACCCGACGAAGGGGACCGTCGTCGCCTCCGACGCTTTCTTCCCGTTCCGGGACGGCCTCGACGTGGCCGCCGAGGCGGGGGCCACGGCGGTGATCCAGCCGGGCGGGTCGGTCCGCGACGCGGAAGCGATCGCCGCGGCGGACGAGCACGGGATGGCGATGGTGTTCACCGGAGTGCGGCACTTCCGGCATTAGACGAGCGAAGCGAAGGAAGGTGAAATGGGTATTTCTGTCCTCATCGTCGGCGGCGGCGGCCGCGAGCACGCCTTGGCCTGGAAGATCGCGAAAAGCCCCCTCGTGTCGAAGATCTACGCCGCGCCCGGCAATCCCGGGGTCGCGCGCCACGCGGAATGCGTCCCCCTCACGGTCGACGACCTCGACGGGCTGCGGAATTTCGCGGTGTCGAAGAAGATCGACCTGACCGTGGTCGGCCCCGAGGCCCCGCTGGCGGCGGGGCTGACCGACCTGCTCACGAAAGAGGGCCTCCTCGTCTGCGGCCCGGACCGCGCGGGAGCGCAGATGGAGGGGTCCAAGGTTTTCATGAAGACCCTCCTCCGGAAGTACGGCATCCCGACGGCCTCCTTCAAGGTGTTCGACGAGTACGACGAGGCGGAGCAGTACCTGCTGACCCACCGGCTGCCGGTGGTCGTCAAGGCGGATGGCCTCGCCGCGGGGAAGGGCGTCGCCGTCGCACAGACGTACGAGGAGGGGATCGCGTTCCTGAAGGACGTGATGGAGCGGCGGCTGTTCGGCGCCGCGGGGGAGCGGGTCGTGATCGAGGAGTGTCTGCCGGGCGAGGAGGCGTCGTACATCGTCTTCACCGATGGGCACAAGTTCGTCCCTCTGCCTTCCTCGCAGGATCACAAGAGGATCGGCGACAACGATGCCGGACCCAACACCGGCGGGATGGGGGCATATTCCCCGGCGCCCGTCGTGACGCCCGAGGTCGAGGCGCGGGTACACCGGGAGATCTTCGAGCCGCTGCTCGCGGGCCTTCGTTCCGAGGGGATCGTCTTCCGCGGCATCCTGTACGCGGGGCTCATGATCGAACGGGGGGTCCCCCGGGTCCTCGAGTTCAACGTCCGCTTCGGCGACCCCGAGGCGCAGCCGCTCTTCCTTCGCCTGAAAAGCGATCTCGTCCCCCTGCTGCTGCAGTGCGCGCGGGGGAAGATCACGGACGCGAAGATGGAGATCGACCCGAGGCCGACGGTCTGCGTCGTGATGTCCTCCGGCGGCTACCCGGGGAAGTACGAGAAGGGGCGCCCCATCGGGGGAATCGAGGAGGCGGAGAAAGAGGATGGCGTGGTGGTGTTCCACGCCGGCACGGCGATGAAGGAGGATCGCCTGGTGAATCACGGGGGGCGCGTTCTCGGCGTCACCGCGATCGGCGACACGCTGAAAGAGGCGATCGCCCGCGCGTACCGCGCCGTGGACAAGATCCACTGGGAAGGCGCCTACTGGCGCACCGACATCGGGCGGAAGGCGCTGGCGAGGGGGAACGGATGATGGCGGGGAAAGTCCTGATCCTGATGGGAAGCGCCTCCGACGCGGAGACGATGCGGGCGGCGGCGGAGGTGTTGTCGGGCTACGGGATCCCGTGCGAGATGACCGTCGCCTCCGCGCATCGCTCGCCGGGCCGGACCCGGTCGCTGGCCCGCAACGCGGAGAAGGAAGGGTTCTCGGTCATCATCGCCGGGGCGGGGGCCGCGGCGCATCTTGCCGGGTCCGTGGCCGCCGAGACGGTTCTCCCGGTGATCGGCGTGCCGCTGGCCGGATCGGTCCTTGGCGGGTTCGACGCCCTGCTCTCGACCGTCCAGATGCCCGCGGGTGTGCCGGTGGCGACCGTGGCCGTGGGAAAAGCGGGGGCGCAGAACGCGGGGCACCTCGCGGCGCAGATCCTTTCCCTTTCGTCTCCGAAGCTTCGCGCGAAGATCCGTGCCGTCCGGAAGGCGATGGCGGGCGCCGTCGAAGAGGCAGCGAAGCGGCTTCCATGATCCGCCCGCCCGAGGGACGCAATCCATGGTCGTCCCTTGCGGACGCAGGGAGGCGGGGCGCTCCTCGAGGGGGACGCCCGGCATGACGCGCCTGATCCTCCTCGACGCCGATCGTGAACCACGCTTCCCCGCGGAGATGATCGCTTCGCTGCGCGCCGGAGGGGCGGTGATCTTTCCCACCGACACCTTGTACGGACTCGGCGTGGATCCGTGCTCGGAAAAGGGGCTCAACCGGTTATTCACCGCCAAGGGGCGGGATCGGGGGAAACCGATCCCGCTGCTCCTGTCGGGGGGGGAACAGGTCGACCGCTGGGCACGGCATGTTCCGCCCGCCGCCGCCCGCCTCATGGGCCGGTTCTGGCCCGGGGCCCTTACGCTGGTGCTTCCCGCGGATCCGGGAGTCCACCCGGTCGTGACCGGCGGGGGAGACACGGTGGGACTGCGCGTCCCCGACCACCCCGTCCCGCGGGCGCTGGCGGCGGGGCTCTCCGGCGCCGTCACCGGCACGTCGGCCAACCGATCCGGGAACCCCGGGGCGTGGGGGTCCGCCGAGGAGATCGTCCGGGAATTCACCGGGGCGGTCGACTGGGTCGTGTGGGGGGGCGAAGCGGCCGGTGACGCGCGCCGGGAAGGCGCCGGGAACTCCCCCGGGTCCACCGTGGTGCGGATGATCGACGACCACCCGGTCCTGTTGCGGGAGGGGGTTCTCCCGTTTCGCGACATCATCGAATTCCTGCAGAGAGGGTGACGCCATGGCCGAAGTGAAACCGTTCCGGGGGATCCGTTACGACGTGAAGCGCGTGGGAGACCTGACCCGCGTGGTGGCGCCGCCGTACGACGTCCTCTCCCCGGAGGAGCAGGATGCCCTCCACCGCCGCCACCCCCGCAACATCGTGTGGATCGATTTCGGGAAGGCGAAGGAGGGGGACCGTCCGGGATCGGACAAGTACACCCGGGCGGCGGACCTGTTCCAGGAATGGCAGGCCGAGGGGACGCTGGTCCGCGACCCGCTTCCGGCCCTCTACTACTATGAACAGGAGTTCACGATCCCCGGAAAGGGGATCTTCGTGCGGAAAGGGTTCCTCGGGGCGCTGAAATTGTCGCCCTTCAGCGAGGGGGTCGTCTTTCCCCACGAGCGGACCCTTGCGAAGCCCAAGGCGGACCGCCTCGCCCTGATGCGGGTGACGGACGCCCACATGAGCCCCATCTTCGGGCTCTACTCCGACCCCGGGGACACGGTCCTGAAAAACCTGCGCGCGGGGATGTCCGCCGCCCCTGACCTGGTCGCGGTCGACGATCTCGGCGTGAAGCATCGCGTCTGGACCGTCACGCAGCCGAAGGCGATCCTCGGCGCCGTCGAAACGATGGCGGACAAGGGAGTGTTCATCGCCGACGGGCATCATCGGTACGAGACCGCCCTCGCCTTTCGTGAAGAGATGCGCGCCAAGCATGGGGTGAACCCGGGCGCGGCGTACGAGCACGTGCTGATGTTCCTGTGCAACATGGACGACGAGGGGATCGTCATCCTCCCCACCCATCGGGGGATCCACTCCTTGCCGGATTTCTCCGCCGCCGGCTTCCTCGCGAAGGTGCGCGCGCACCTGCCGGTCGAAACGCGCGACGGATCGCCCGAGGATGCGATGCGGGCGGTGGAGGCGGCGGGCCGCGACGGGAAGGCGATCGGATGGAGTACCGGCGACAACCGGTTTCATCTCGTCACGTTCCCCGACCTGCGCGCGTTCTGCGACCGGCACCTCTCGGAGTTCCCTCCGCAGTTGCGCACGCTCGACGTCGTCCTTCTCCACGGCTACCTGTTCGAACAGCTGTTGGGGGTCTCTCCCGAGGCCGTGACGGCGGGGCAGTGCGTCAAGTATTACAAGGACCCCTCGAAAGCGACCTCGGACCTCGCCTCCGGGGCGATCCAGGCCGCCTTCTTCCTGAACGCCGTGTCGGTCGCCGAGTTCCGCGACGTTTCCCTCTCCGGGCACGTCCTCCCGCAGAAGTCGACCTTCTTCTACCCGAAGATCGGGACGGGGCTGCTCATCTTCCCCGTGGCGGCGGACGACCGGGTCCCTGGTTAACCGCTCGACACCAGCCACCGATGGATCTTTGCGGCGAAGGGTACGGCGGGAGAAAGTTCCTTTAAGGTGCAGGCGCTTTCAGGGGACATACCTGGTGTAAGCCCGGGATGCAGGGAAGGTGTGTCCCCTGCCCACAACCCACAATGATCCTCCACCAGCCGGAGCGGGGGTACCGCTTCTCGATCGACTCGGTGATTCTCGCGGGGTTCGCCGCAACGCTCTGCCGCGGCGCCGTCCTCGACCTGGGGACGGGTTGCGGGGTCGTGCTGCTGCTCCTGTCCCGCCTTGCCCCCGGGATGCTTGCCGGCACCGGCGTCGATCTCCAGGAAGAGTTGCTCGATTTCGCGCGCCGGAATTTCCGCGACAATTGCCCGGACGGGCGGCTGGTCGCCGTGCCTGGAGATGTTCGGGGGGACATCCCCGGGGTCGAGCCCGGTTCGTTCGACCTGGTGGTGTCGAACCCGCCGTACGGCCGGGCGGGACACGGGCGTCGAAACCCGGATCCGGGGAAGGAGACGGCGCGGCACGAGGTGACCTGCGCGCTTCCGGAGCTCTTCGCGGCGGCGTCCCGGTTCCTTTCCGCGGACGGCCGGTTCGCTTTCATCCTTCCGTATCCGCGCATCGAAGAGATCGAACCGTGCGCCGCGAAGGAGGGGTTGCGTGTGGAGCTCCTGCGGGTCGTGCATCCCCGCGAAGGATCATCGCCCTCCCGCATTCTTTGTTGCGCTGTCCGTGGCGAAGCCGGGACCCCCCGCGTCCTTCCGCCGTTGTTCCTTCATGGGGATCGGGAAAAGTATTGCGGGGAGGTAGAGCGAATCTGCCGCCTCTTCCGAAGGGGGTAGTGCTTTAGTTCATAAATACGGAGCTGCGCCCTACGGGCTGCATTTTCAGGGTCTGGAACGGCGGGCGATGGCGCGGAGGCTTTCGCGCGTCTCCGGGTCGGCCACGGCGGACAGTCCTTCCGGATCGGGACCGGCGGGGGACGGGGGCTCCTCGCGCGGCGGGGCCTCCGCCTCCTCGACCGAAGCGAGGGAGCCCACGGTGAACCGGATGTCGCTCACCGGGATCCTTTCTCCCACCGTCTCCCGGATCCTCCCGATCATCGTGGTCTTGCTCATCCGGAGTTCCTGCGCCCACGCATGATTCCGCACGAGGACCGTGAGGACGCCGTTCCGAATCGACAGGGGGATCGCGTTCCGCGAGACGAGCGGGCCGGCGATCTCGGACCACCGTTTCCGCAGCGATACGAGAAAGGCGACATGCGGGATCCGCAGCGACTCGAGGAATGCGTCGAGGATCGACGACAGGGGCGCCGCGTCTTTCCGTCTCACGGCCGCCCCCGATGAATCCGGCGGACCTTCCCTCCCGCGATCTGCCCCAGCACGGCGCACGCGACGAAGGCGGGGATCCCCCACGCGCTCACGTGGTTTACGAGCCGCAGCCAGGCGATGAGAGGGACGGAGAGGTGGACGCAGACGAACCACCCGATCGAGAATCTCCGGAACCCCTCCCGGGCGTACCCCAAGGGGATGTTCACGGTCAGCGCGGCGCCTCCGATGAGGGCCATCAGGGCCCAGGGGACCTGATGTGCGAAGGTGGTTACGGAACCTGTCATCCGGGCATTATAATCGGAACGGATGGACGGAAACAGGAAGGAGTGGAATTGCCCCGCGCGATGGATCCGGTCCTGATCCTCATCTTCCGAGGCACCCACCAGGTCCTGTCGGCCGAGAAGCGGCTGAAGGGGGGTGGCGTGCCGTTGCGCCTGATCCCGGTCCCCCGACGCCTGACTTCCGATTGCGGGCTCGCGATCCGGATCCCCCTCGATCAGCGCGACCGTGCCCGGGAGATCCTTTCGCGAGCGCGGTTGCTCCCCGTGTCCGCCCACCTCCCCCGGGAGGGCGGGGAGTACGACCCGGTGTCCCTCTGAGGATCGCCGGCAGGGGTGAATTTTTCTCCTCGTTCGACCGATACGATGGAACAGAGTCAACGGGATCGCCACGACCCACGGGTCAACGGCAGGTCCCTTCGGAGGTGGCCTCGGAGGCAGACCCTTGACAATATGAAATTCATCAAATAAAATAATGGTTTATATTGTTTTCAGGGAGGTTTCTTTGAGGGGTGGGTCGTGAGGAACGCCTTCGCGGTGGCGGGTTGCCTTCTGCTGTTCGCGTCGATCCCGTCTTTTGGGGGGACCGCGGACACTCTTTCGCCGGCGGCGGCAGGGGGAGCGGCGGTCCTTCCCGATGCCTCGAAGGCCGGGAAATCGCCGGGCACCGCGCCTGCCTCCATGGCCGTTCCTCCGGCGACGGTCGCGCCGGCGGCGGTTCCCGCCGCTCCCGCTCCCGGGGTTCCACCGGGCCCAGCCCCGTCCGTTCCCGCGCAGAATCTTCCCTCCCCGCCCTCCCCGGCCGCCGTGCCGTCCCGGCTCCCCGCCGCCCCCACGTCCTCTTTCGTCGCGCCTCCTTCGGAAAAGGCCCCCGACCGGGTCCTCTCCCCCGGCGAGGTCGACCTTCAGGTGACGAAAAACATCGAAAACGTTCCGGAAGAGGGAGAGGGGATGGGGGAAGATTTCTTCGCCACCGCCTCGAAGGAGGTGGCGAAAGGGAAGGGGGGTGTCTTCTCCGGAATCACCAGCCCGATCGAGAAGTTCCTCCACTACTTCCAGACCGGGGGACGGAAGCGGTTCGAAGTGTACCTGTCCCGCTCGGGGAAGTATGTCGGGATGATGCAGAAGATCCTCGTCCGGTACGGCCTCCCCGAGGACCTCGTCTACGTCGCTCTGATCGAAAGCGGGTTCTCTCCCAAGGCGTACTCCGTGGCGAAGGCGGCCGGGCCCTGGCAGTTCATCTCGGCAACCGGTCGCCGGTACGGCCTCCGCATCGACTGGTGGGCCGACGAGCGGCGGGACGCCGAGAAGTCGACGCACGCCGCCGCTTCCTACCTTCGCGATCTCTACGGGATGTTCGAGTCGTGGCCGCTCGCCACCGCCGCGTACAACGCCGGCGAGGGGAAGATCCAGAGGGCGGTCACCCGGTACAAGTCCGAAGATTTCTCCGAGCTCATCCGTCACGGCTACCTGAAGCAGGAGACGAAGGATTACGTCCCCAAGATGCTGGCCGCGCTGACCATCGCCAAGGATCCCGATAAATACGGGTTCGGCGATGTCGCCTACGAGACGCCGATGGACCTGCGCACCGTGTCGGTACCGGGAGGGACCGACCTGGCGGCGGTCGCCCGTCTTCTCGAGGTCCCGGTGGAGGCGATCCGCGACTGGAACCCGGAGCTTCGGCGGTTCTGCACCCCGCCGAACCGGGAGCGGTACGACCTTCGGCTCTCCGTCGACGCGGCCCGGCTCGCCGAGGAGCGCATGGAGGAGATCCGCATCCAGGCGAAGATCACCTTCCTCCAGCACAACGTCCGCAGGGGGGAAACGCTGCAGGCGCTTGCCGACCGGTACAAGACCACGGTCCCGGTCCTCAAGGAGTTGAACGGGTTGAAGCGGGACTCCCTCGGGCGCACCTCGCGCCTCGTGATCCCCGTGACCGGGTTGATGGAGACGGAGGCGGTTCCAGGGACCGAGGTTTCACCGGGCCAGCTCACGATGGCGCACATGCGGGTGGAGGAGGGGAGCCGCAAGGCGCGGATCCGGGGAGGGCAGCGTCCTGAAGCGGGGGACGCCGTTACCGTGCGGAAGGGAGACACGCTGGCGCGCCTCGCGAAGAGGCACGGGGTCCGGGTGAAGGAACTCGCGAGCGCGAACGGACTGAAGCCGACGTCGAAACTGAAGGTGGGTGCGCACCTCGTCCTGCCGGAATCCGCCGGCGCCGTGGAATCGCGCACGGCGCGAGCGGCGGGCCCGAAGGCGTCGGGGAGAACGAAATCCTCCGCCTCCGCCGGCGCGGCGCGGGACGTCCGGAAGCGGGCCACGCGCTACAAGGTGCACAAGGGGGACACCCTCGACCAGATCGCGCGTGTCTACGGCGTCACGGTCGACCGTCTCGCGGATCGGAACCGGCTGAAAAAAAGTCAACTCCTCCGCCAGGGACTCGTTCTCGTCATCCCGCTGGAGTCCTGATCTGTCCCGGTCCGTCCCGTACATATACCTCGACAACGCGGCGACCTCCCTGCCGAAGCCGCCCGGTGTGGCGAAGGCCGTGGGGGAAGCCATCCTGCGAGCCGGGAACCCCGGTCGCTCCGGGCACACCCTCTCCATCCGCTCCGCCCGCGACCTGTTCGCCGCCAGGGAGCGCCTCGCGGAACTGTTCGGGTGCGCCGACAGCTCCCGCTTCGTTTTTTCGGAAAACGCAACCGTGGCCCTGAACCAGGCGATCAAGGGGGTGCTCCGGCCGGGCGACCACGTGGTGACCACCTCGGTGGAGCACAACTCGGTGATGCGCCCCCTGCGCCGGATGGAGGCAGCGGGCGTTCGCGTCACGGTCGTCCCCGCGGGGGAAGACGGGGTGACGGAGGCGCGGGACGTGATCGCCGCGTTCCGGAAGGCGACGCGCCTGGTCGTGATCGTGCATGCCTCGAACGTCTCGGGGGCGCTGCAGCCGGTGGACGCCGTCGTCGCGGCGGCGCGCCGCCGCGGGATCCTGACGCTGATCGACGCCGCCCAGACGGCGGGGTCCGTGCCGATCGACCTTTCCTCCCTGCCGGTGGACCTGTTGGCCGCCTCCGGTCACAAGGGGCTTCTCGGGCCGCAGGGGACCGGGTTTCTCTTCGTCCGGGAGGGGGTGCCGATCGTCCCGCTGATCGAGGGGGGGACGGGGAGCCGCTCCGAGTCCGACCGCCAACCGGAATTCTTCCCTGACGCCCTCGAGTCCGGGACACAGAACAGCGTGGGGGCGGCGGGGCTCGCCGTCTCCCTTGCGTGGATCCTGCGAAAGGGGGTCGGGACGATCCGCCGCAGGGAGGTCGCCCTCGTCGAGCTGCTGCTCCACGGACTGTCGAGGATCCAGGGGGTGACGGTCTACGGGCCGTCGGATCCGGCGCACCGGGGGGCGGTGGTGTCGTTCCGGGTGGAGGGGATGGACCCGGCGGAAGTGGGGACGCGGCTGGAGAAGCGGAGCGGCGTGCTGGTGCGGGCGGGGCTGCACTGCTCCCCGAACGGTCACCGCGCCCTCGGAACCTTCCCCGCCGGGACCGTGCGCGTGAGTCCGGGCCCCTTCACGACGCGCGCGGAGATCACGACGTTCCTGTCCGCCCTCCGGAAGATCCGGGACCCTTCCGCCTGATCTCCGTGGCCCGCGCGAGGATCGAGGTCGTCGAGCGGCCGGGGAGGAACCGGATCGTCTTCACGACGCCGCCGTGCGCGCGGACCACGTCCGCCCCCACGATCGTCTTTCCCTTCCAGTCGCCCCCCTTGACAAGGACGTGCGGGATCACCTCTCCGATCAATCGCGCCGGGGTGTCCTCGGGGAAAATCGTCACGTAGGAAACGCAGGAAAGCGAGGCGAGAAGATACGCCCGGTCCGCGGCCCTCTGCACCGGTCGCCCCTCCCCCTTCAGGCGGCGGACGGAGGCGTCGCTGTTCAATCCCACGAAAAGGACGTCGCCCAGCGCCGCCGCGCGCCGAAGATATTGCGCGTGCCCGGCGTGCAGGAGATCGAAGCAGCCGTTGGTGAAGACGATCCGCTTCCCCTCGCTCCGGAGGCGGGCGCAGAGGGCCCGCACGCTCCGACGGGGGGTCACGCGGGCCGACGGGTCTTCCGGTATGCCCGGGTGTTCCGGTCCGCGAGGCATGGGATCCTCCTTCGGGTTTCCAGGACGACGGCCGGGTCGATCGTCGCCAGGGCCATTCCTTCCTCCTCCCCGACCGATGCGAGGCGTTCGCCGTCGGGGGAGACGATCACCGAGTCGCCCGCGTAGCGGAACGGGCCCGACGGTCCGACGGCGTTTGCCGCGACGACGTACGCCTGGCTTTCGACCGCCCGGGCGACCGTGAGGATCCGCCAATGGGCGCGCCGGGCCGAAGGCCACTGGGACGACACGCACAGAACTCCCGCCCCGTCGAGGAAATATTTCCGGGAAAGTTCCGGAAACCGGAGGTCGTAGCAGATGAGGGGGCCCACGGTCCCCGCGTCCGTGGGGATGACGCCCGCGGAGACACCCCTCCGGAACCAGCGGTCCTCCCCCGAGGGGGAGAACAGGTGCGCCTTCCGGTACTCGCCGGTGACGACGCCCGTGGCGTTGACGACGTAGAGGGTGTTGTACACTCCGCGCCCGACCCGTTCCGGAAGGGATCCCGCGACGACCACCTTGAGTCGCGCGGCAAGCGATCGAAGTTCGTGGAGGACCTCCGGGGTCGTCCGGGAGAGCGGGAGAAGGCGTTCCTCCGCGAACCCCGTGCTCCACATTTCCGGCAGCACGCAAAGGTGTGCGCCCCGCCCCGCGGCCTCCTCGATGAGGCGAACCGCACGCTCCCGGTTCGAGGGAACGTCGGCTACGTCGACTCGGAACTGCAGCGCGGCGGCGAGGAACGGCGAGACGGGCATCGGGACTCCGTGCGGCGCATCGGGATCAGGGGACGGCGCGCGCGACCGTCACGACCACTATAGAGGCCGCGCCGGCGCTTTTCAAGGCGCGGGCGCACGCTTCCGCCGTGGCGCCGGATGTGTACACGTCGTCGAGCAGAAGGATCGCCGGCGGAACGATGCGGCCTCGCGGCACGCGGAACGCCCCCTCGACGTTTTCGTGCCGCAGGTTTCCGGGAAGGCGCGCCTGGGGAACCCGCTCCCGGGTCCTCGAAAGCGCCAGCGGATCGAACGGGAGACCGATGTGTCGCGAAAGACGGGAAGCGATCAGCGCGGGGAGGTTGAACCCCCGCCG is a window from the Deltaproteobacteria bacterium genome containing:
- a CDS encoding carbon-nitrogen family hydrolase; the protein is MPVSPFLAAALQFRVDVADVPSNRERAVRLIEEAAGRGAHLCVLPEMWSTGFAEERLLPLSRTTPEVLHELRSLAARLKVVVAGSLPERVGRGVYNTLYVVNATGVVTGEYRKAHLFSPSGEDRWFRRGVSAGVIPTDAGTVGPLICYDLRFPELSRKYFLDGAGVLCVSSQWPSARRAHWRILTVARAVESQAYVVAANAVGPSGPFRYAGDSVIVSPDGERLASVGEEEGMALATIDPAVVLETRRRIPCLADRNTRAYRKTRRPA
- the rfaE2 gene encoding D-glycero-beta-D-manno-heptose 1-phosphate adenylyltransferase, whose translation is MPRGPEHPGIPEDPSARVTPRRSVRALCARLRSEGKRIVFTNGCFDLLHAGHAQYLRRAAALGDVLFVGLNSDASVRRLKGEGRPVQRAADRAYLLASLSCVSYVTIFPEDTPARLIGEVIPHVLVKGGDWKGKTIVGADVVRAHGGVVKTIRFLPGRSTTSILARATEIRRKGPGSSGGRTGTS
- a CDS encoding aminotransferase class V-fold PLP-dependent enzyme, whose translation is MAKAVGEAILRAGNPGRSGHTLSIRSARDLFAARERLAELFGCADSSRFVFSENATVALNQAIKGVLRPGDHVVTTSVEHNSVMRPLRRMEAAGVRVTVVPAGEDGVTEARDVIAAFRKATRLVVIVHASNVSGALQPVDAVVAAARRRGILTLIDAAQTAGSVPIDLSSLPVDLLAASGHKGLLGPQGTGFLFVREGVPIVPLIEGGTGSRSESDRQPEFFPDALESGTQNSVGAAGLAVSLAWILRKGVGTIRRREVALVELLLHGLSRIQGVTVYGPSDPAHRGAVVSFRVEGMDPAEVGTRLEKRSGVLVRAGLHCSPNGHRALGTFPAGTVRVSPGPFTTRAEITTFLSALRKIRDPSA